One Clavelina lepadiformis chromosome 1, kaClaLepa1.1, whole genome shotgun sequence genomic region harbors:
- the LOC143465042 gene encoding UBX domain-containing protein 1-A-like isoform X1 → MSGVDTLVEMGFLRNRAEKAWTIIGDRGVQAAMEWLLEHNEDADIDEPYQPPKGHVLGKEGAAGTDEQIPEASTEKVEQPLEKTILSPEEKEEQARKIQEKIHRIREEKEAQEKKDKIEMEKMRRKDGQDLSKIKSELQWKEAQKQAEIRKREKREDMLARQRVKEQIARDRAEKKAQQEKEKSVKVEQEASIDRKATSTQSASKTEHTHARIQIRLPNGSQMVQKFSAQEQLSAVRLFIDLNRKDGSNEPFNLMTAFPKKVFTEEEHQMTLQMLDLTPSAVLIVTKPL, encoded by the exons ATGTCTGGAGTGGACACACTAGTTGAAATGGGATTTCTTAGAAACCGTGC GGAAAAGGCTTGGACAATTATCGGTGACAGAGGTGTGCAAGCAGCAATGGAGTGGTTATTAGAACACAATGAAGATGCAGATATTGATGAACCGTACCAGCCACCAAAGGGTCATGTACTTGGAAAAGAGGGTGCTGCTGGAACAG ATGAGCAAATTCCGGAAGCATCTACTGAAAAAGTTGAACAACCCCTTGAAAAAACGATTCTCTCACCTGAAGAAAAGGAAGAACAGGCCagaaa AATTCAAGAGAAAATACATAGAATAAGAGAGGAAAAAGAAGCTCAAGAAAAGAAAGATAAAATAGAAATGGAAAAAATGAGGAGGAAAGATGGTCAAGATCTTTCCAAAATAAAATCTGA ACTGCAGTGGAAGGAAGCTCAGAAACAAGCTGAAATTCGTAAACGTGAAAAGCGAGAAGATATGTTAGCTCGACAACGCGTAAAAGAACAAATTGCAAGAGATCGTGCCGAGAAAAAAGCTCAGCAAGAAAAAGAGAAATCTGTAAAAGTTGAACAAGAAGCTAGCATCGACAGAAAAGCTACTTCTACCCAATCTGCTTCAAAAACTGAGCACACCCATGCTAGGATACAG ATACGATTACCAAATGGTTCACAAATGGTACAGAAGTTCAGTGCACAAGAACAGCTTTCAGCAGTGCGTTTATTTATTGATTTGAATCGCAAGGATGGAAGTAATGAACCATTTAATTTGATGACAGCATttccaaaaaaagtttttactgAGGAAGAGCACCAAATGACTTTGCAAATGCTTG ATTTAACTCCTTCAGCCGTCCTTATTGTTACAAAACCGCTTTGA
- the LOC143465026 gene encoding acidic fibroblast growth factor intracellular-binding protein B-like isoform X1, with the protein MESLPDVDVFVGNIVSIDFAAYELWLEQAEAEEARDYLMKLDKDEHKEKEGREFLFYSYVLDQFRIFGMLEPMLHYPTMLANQMTYQISMDSQKLVISKYYALDEVVVREFLGKKLNKSTRRDLDEICAKTQKKLKYCQRQFDNCRRIFKAVEDMSGSLVKNIQKHFQLPLSLSWDYAAVVFLANHRFDCSKRKLSCLGFRDFVECSKFLIESWTHSQTDCTDLPQEIDPEFLHDLRSVKILVSEQKLFDKHKNTTVNKARELLHLSELKGSDELAGTQWCEASFRPLSRGIVGIASCLYKSKEIRDYFIDIFEKVVEPCRTCGWDKERVNMFLQCYAAAAKQLPQIEQLSLTWDKYIKTTTKCILQIYKK; encoded by the exons ATGGAGTCCCTTCCTGATGTTGATGTATTTGTTGGCAATATTGTGTCCATTGATTTTGCTGCATATGAGCTATGGCTGGAACAAGCTGAAG CTGAAGAAGCCAGAGATTATCTCATGAAACTGGATAAGGATGaacacaaagaaaaagaagGAAGAGAATTTCTATTCTACAGCTATGTACTGGATCAGTTTCGCATATTTGGAATGTTAGAGCCAATGCTGCACTACCCAACAATGTTAGCAAACCAAATGACATATCAGATATCTATGGATTCTCAAAAACTTGTGATATCCAA GTATTATGCTTTGGATGAAGTTGTTGTAAGAGAGTTCCTTGGTAAAAAACTGAACAAAAGCACTCGTCGGGATCTTGATGAAATTTGTGCAAAAACTCagaagaaattaaaatattgtCAACGACAG tTTGACAACTGTCGAAGGATATTTAAGGCGGTGGAAGACATGTCTGGAAGTTTAGTAAAGAATATACAAAAACACTTTCAGCTTCCTCTCAGTCTATCATG GGATTATGCAGCAGTTGTGTTTTTGGCAAACCATCGATTTGACTGTAGCAAACGAAAACTTTCCTGTTTAGGATTTAGAGATTTTGTTGAATGTTCGAAATTCTTAATTGAATCCTGGACACATTCACAAACag ATTGCACAGATTTGCCACAAGAGATTGATCCTGAATTTTTGCATGATCTCAGAAGCGTTAAAATCTTGGTTTCagagcaaaaattgtttgacaaacacaaaaacacaacTGTCAATAAAGCAAGGGAGTTACTGCATctg TCCGAGCTGAAAGGATCAGATGAGTTGGCAGGTACACAATGGTGTGAAGCATCATTTCGTCCTCTGTCAAGAGGAATAGTTGGAATTGCTTCATGTTTATACAAATCGAAGGAAATTCGAGACTATTTCATTGATATCTTTGAAAAG GTCGTTGAGCCATGCAGGACATGTGGATGGGACAAAGAACGAGTAAACATGTTTCTGCAGTGCTATGCAGCAGCAGCAAAGCAACTTCCGCAAATAGAGCAGCTTAGCTTGACATGGGACAAATATATCAAAACTACGAcaaaatgtattttgcaaatatataAGAAATGA
- the LOC143465042 gene encoding UBX domain-containing protein 1-A-like isoform X2 produces the protein MEWLLEHNEDADIDEPYQPPKGHVLGKEGAAGTDEQIPEASTEKVEQPLEKTILSPEEKEEQARKIQEKIHRIREEKEAQEKKDKIEMEKMRRKDGQDLSKIKSELQWKEAQKQAEIRKREKREDMLARQRVKEQIARDRAEKKAQQEKEKSVKVEQEASIDRKATSTQSASKTEHTHARIQIRLPNGSQMVQKFSAQEQLSAVRLFIDLNRKDGSNEPFNLMTAFPKKVFTEEEHQMTLQMLDLTPSAVLIVTKPL, from the exons ATGGAGTGGTTATTAGAACACAATGAAGATGCAGATATTGATGAACCGTACCAGCCACCAAAGGGTCATGTACTTGGAAAAGAGGGTGCTGCTGGAACAG ATGAGCAAATTCCGGAAGCATCTACTGAAAAAGTTGAACAACCCCTTGAAAAAACGATTCTCTCACCTGAAGAAAAGGAAGAACAGGCCagaaa AATTCAAGAGAAAATACATAGAATAAGAGAGGAAAAAGAAGCTCAAGAAAAGAAAGATAAAATAGAAATGGAAAAAATGAGGAGGAAAGATGGTCAAGATCTTTCCAAAATAAAATCTGA ACTGCAGTGGAAGGAAGCTCAGAAACAAGCTGAAATTCGTAAACGTGAAAAGCGAGAAGATATGTTAGCTCGACAACGCGTAAAAGAACAAATTGCAAGAGATCGTGCCGAGAAAAAAGCTCAGCAAGAAAAAGAGAAATCTGTAAAAGTTGAACAAGAAGCTAGCATCGACAGAAAAGCTACTTCTACCCAATCTGCTTCAAAAACTGAGCACACCCATGCTAGGATACAG ATACGATTACCAAATGGTTCACAAATGGTACAGAAGTTCAGTGCACAAGAACAGCTTTCAGCAGTGCGTTTATTTATTGATTTGAATCGCAAGGATGGAAGTAATGAACCATTTAATTTGATGACAGCATttccaaaaaaagtttttactgAGGAAGAGCACCAAATGACTTTGCAAATGCTTG ATTTAACTCCTTCAGCCGTCCTTATTGTTACAAAACCGCTTTGA
- the LOC143459108 gene encoding UBX domain-containing protein 11-like isoform X3: MSSPLSSLDRSKKAYSNPSRKFGKRSMPLRSSEYMKEQELLDEFSRHNERQSHDEFSKDSLPQLVPLSTNSSMDFASVTSADSPLEGLTPRSILGPINTRSSPMFNPLVKPVKGNASRATPPNDLELISTMMKRITQLEKQTSYYSREVLEKDRRIKVLEEKLTLLNKNKEIFQNDSPSRVSELEAKCGFLQHQLHEMETFLADYGMIWVGDKSEFTDKYIDGNKEDSPVAMFANSSHPEFITPDKSYAVDFDLIVKNIQDLNIIAGEGESIIQKTKDGARLKVQDTIPLTLYANGFVMFSGPFRPYSDITTRRCLSDIMDGFFPSELHKKYPDGVPIKVTDNRNVIFKDPRSKEMFPGIGRALQGTSCTVTSKLPAQKISVDQFLERLPKSVVRGGKVIDVRSSLKDALTIDLEKGSDSPVLVETDVVQEMQNRMNMPESIRPISARDVTTIRVKCENGKNTYILKMKFLDTIGDLRKYINQQRPRHRAPYEIITTFPKRVHSDVKKTLQESGLVPNATLHLKSRK; the protein is encoded by the exons ATGAGCTCACCTTTAAGTAGTCTTGACCGAAGTAAGAAAGCATATTCAAATCCATCAAGAAAGTTTGG GAAAAGAAGCATGCCATTACGTTCATCAGAATATATGAAAGAACAAGAGTTGCTTGATGAATTCAGCAGGCATAATGAACGACAATCGCATGATGAATTTAGTAAAGATTCACTGCCTCAGCTCGTTCCACTCAGCACTAATTCATCTATGGACTTTGCATCAGTCACTTCTGCTGATTCCCCATTAGAAGGTTTAACACCACGGAGTATACTGGGGCCTATTAATACCCGATCTTCTCCAATGTTTAATCCTCTTGTGAAACCGGTAAAAGGAAATGCATCTCGAG CAACACCTCCAAATGACTTGGAATTGATAAGTACCATGATGAAACGAATTACTCAACTGGAAAAACAAACGTCTTATTACAGTAGAGAGGTTTTAGAAAAAGATAGAAGAATTAAG GTTCTTGAAGAAAAGCTAACtttgttaaataaaaacaaagaaatatttcaaaatgataGTCCAAGCAGAGTAAGTGAGCTAGAAGCAAAATGTGGCTTTCTGCAACACCAGCTACATGAAATGGAG acgTTTCTAGCTGACTATGGCATGATATGGGTTGGTGATAAGTCTGAATTCACCGACAAATACATCGATGGCAACAAGGAAGATTCACCAGTTGCAATGTTTGCAAATTCATCACACCCAG aGTTCATCACTCCTGATAAGTCCTATGCAGTGGATTTTGATCTTATCGTCAAGAACATTCAAGATCTCAATATTATTGCTGGGGAAGGTGAATCCATCATTCAAAAGACAAAAGATGGGGCTCGTTTAAAG GTGCAAGATACTATTCCTCTTACTCTTTATGCAAATGGATTTGTCATGTTCAGTGGCCCTTTTCGACCTTACTCAGACATCACAACTAGACGGTGTCTTTCTGATATAATGGATGGTTTCTTTCCATCCGAATTGCACAAAAAGTACCCCGATGGCGTTCCTATAAAG gtaACCGACAACAGGAATGTGATATTCAAGGATCCAAGATCAAAGGAAATGTTTCCTGGAATAGGAAGAGCATTACAAG GTACTTCATGCACAGTCACCAGCAAGTTACCCGCACAGAAAATCAGTGTCGACCAATTTCTTGAAAGGCTTCCTAAAAGCGTTGTGCGTGGTGGAAAGGTGATTGATGTCAGATCTTCACTAAAAGATGCCCTCACAATTGATTTAGAGAAAGGAAGTGATTCGCCTGTTCTTGTGGAAACTGATGTCGTTCAGGAAATGCAAAATAG AATGAATATGCCAGAAAGTATCCGACCTATAAGTGCCCGAGATGTTACCACTATTCGAGTGAAATGTGAGAACGGCAAGAACACTTacattttgaaaatgaaatttttagaCACCATTGGTGATCTTCGCAAATATATTAATCAACAAAG GCCAAGGCACCGTGCACCATATGAAATCATAACTACTTTCCCGAAAAGGGTCCATTCTGACGTTAAAAAAACACTGCAAGAATCTGGTCTGGTACCCAATGCAACTCTACACTTAAAGTCACGAAAATGA
- the LOC143459108 gene encoding UBX domain-containing protein 11-like isoform X2 — MPLRSSEYMKEQELLDEFSRHNERQSHDEFSKDSLPQLVPLSTNSSMDFASVTSADSPLEGLTPRSILGPINTRSSPMFNPLVKPVKGNASRATPPNDLELISTMMKRITQLEKQTSYYSREVLEKDRRIKVLEEKLTLLNKNKEIFQNDSPSRVSELEAKCGFLQHQLHEMETFLADYGMIWVGDKSEFTDKYIDGNKEDSPVAMFANSSHPEFITPDKSYAVDFDLIVKNIQDLNIIAGEGESIIQKTKDGARLKVQDTIPLTLYANGFVMFSGPFRPYSDITTRRCLSDIMDGFFPSELHKKYPDGVPIKVTDNRNVIFKDPRSKEMFPGIGRALQGEKTENLPEFITSSTTASKQTNTNCSSTEGTSCTVTSKLPAQKISVDQFLERLPKSVVRGGKVIDVRSSLKDALTIDLEKGSDSPVLVETDVVQEMQNRMNMPESIRPISARDVTTIRVKCENGKNTYILKMKFLDTIGDLRKYINQQRPRHRAPYEIITTFPKRVHSDVKKTLQESGLVPNATLHLKSRK, encoded by the exons ATGCCATTACGTTCATCAGAATATATGAAAGAACAAGAGTTGCTTGATGAATTCAGCAGGCATAATGAACGACAATCGCATGATGAATTTAGTAAAGATTCACTGCCTCAGCTCGTTCCACTCAGCACTAATTCATCTATGGACTTTGCATCAGTCACTTCTGCTGATTCCCCATTAGAAGGTTTAACACCACGGAGTATACTGGGGCCTATTAATACCCGATCTTCTCCAATGTTTAATCCTCTTGTGAAACCGGTAAAAGGAAATGCATCTCGAG CAACACCTCCAAATGACTTGGAATTGATAAGTACCATGATGAAACGAATTACTCAACTGGAAAAACAAACGTCTTATTACAGTAGAGAGGTTTTAGAAAAAGATAGAAGAATTAAG GTTCTTGAAGAAAAGCTAACtttgttaaataaaaacaaagaaatatttcaaaatgataGTCCAAGCAGAGTAAGTGAGCTAGAAGCAAAATGTGGCTTTCTGCAACACCAGCTACATGAAATGGAG acgTTTCTAGCTGACTATGGCATGATATGGGTTGGTGATAAGTCTGAATTCACCGACAAATACATCGATGGCAACAAGGAAGATTCACCAGTTGCAATGTTTGCAAATTCATCACACCCAG aGTTCATCACTCCTGATAAGTCCTATGCAGTGGATTTTGATCTTATCGTCAAGAACATTCAAGATCTCAATATTATTGCTGGGGAAGGTGAATCCATCATTCAAAAGACAAAAGATGGGGCTCGTTTAAAG GTGCAAGATACTATTCCTCTTACTCTTTATGCAAATGGATTTGTCATGTTCAGTGGCCCTTTTCGACCTTACTCAGACATCACAACTAGACGGTGTCTTTCTGATATAATGGATGGTTTCTTTCCATCCGAATTGCACAAAAAGTACCCCGATGGCGTTCCTATAAAG gtaACCGACAACAGGAATGTGATATTCAAGGATCCAAGATCAAAGGAAATGTTTCCTGGAATAGGAAGAGCATTACAAGgtgaaaaaactgaaaaccTTCCTGAGTTTATAACGTCTTCAACAACAgcctcaaaacaaacaaacaccaATTGCAGCAGCACAGAAG GTACTTCATGCACAGTCACCAGCAAGTTACCCGCACAGAAAATCAGTGTCGACCAATTTCTTGAAAGGCTTCCTAAAAGCGTTGTGCGTGGTGGAAAGGTGATTGATGTCAGATCTTCACTAAAAGATGCCCTCACAATTGATTTAGAGAAAGGAAGTGATTCGCCTGTTCTTGTGGAAACTGATGTCGTTCAGGAAATGCAAAATAG AATGAATATGCCAGAAAGTATCCGACCTATAAGTGCCCGAGATGTTACCACTATTCGAGTGAAATGTGAGAACGGCAAGAACACTTacattttgaaaatgaaatttttagaCACCATTGGTGATCTTCGCAAATATATTAATCAACAAAG GCCAAGGCACCGTGCACCATATGAAATCATAACTACTTTCCCGAAAAGGGTCCATTCTGACGTTAAAAAAACACTGCAAGAATCTGGTCTGGTACCCAATGCAACTCTACACTTAAAGTCACGAAAATGA
- the LOC143465026 gene encoding acidic fibroblast growth factor intracellular-binding protein-like isoform X2, which translates to MESLPDVDVFVGNIVSIDFAAYELWLEQAEAEEARDYLMKLDKDEHKEKEGREFLFYSYVLDQFRIFGMLEPMLHYPTMYYALDEVVVREFLGKKLNKSTRRDLDEICAKTQKKLKYCQRQFDNCRRIFKAVEDMSGSLVKNIQKHFQLPLSLSWDYAAVVFLANHRFDCSKRKLSCLGFRDFVECSKFLIESWTHSQTDCTDLPQEIDPEFLHDLRSVKILVSEQKLFDKHKNTTVNKARELLHLSELKGSDELAGTQWCEASFRPLSRGIVGIASCLYKSKEIRDYFIDIFEKVVEPCRTCGWDKERVNMFLQCYAAAAKQLPQIEQLSLTWDKYIKTTTKCILQIYKK; encoded by the exons ATGGAGTCCCTTCCTGATGTTGATGTATTTGTTGGCAATATTGTGTCCATTGATTTTGCTGCATATGAGCTATGGCTGGAACAAGCTGAAG CTGAAGAAGCCAGAGATTATCTCATGAAACTGGATAAGGATGaacacaaagaaaaagaagGAAGAGAATTTCTATTCTACAGCTATGTACTGGATCAGTTTCGCATATTTGGAATGTTAGAGCCAATGCTGCACTACCCAACAAT GTATTATGCTTTGGATGAAGTTGTTGTAAGAGAGTTCCTTGGTAAAAAACTGAACAAAAGCACTCGTCGGGATCTTGATGAAATTTGTGCAAAAACTCagaagaaattaaaatattgtCAACGACAG tTTGACAACTGTCGAAGGATATTTAAGGCGGTGGAAGACATGTCTGGAAGTTTAGTAAAGAATATACAAAAACACTTTCAGCTTCCTCTCAGTCTATCATG GGATTATGCAGCAGTTGTGTTTTTGGCAAACCATCGATTTGACTGTAGCAAACGAAAACTTTCCTGTTTAGGATTTAGAGATTTTGTTGAATGTTCGAAATTCTTAATTGAATCCTGGACACATTCACAAACag ATTGCACAGATTTGCCACAAGAGATTGATCCTGAATTTTTGCATGATCTCAGAAGCGTTAAAATCTTGGTTTCagagcaaaaattgtttgacaaacacaaaaacacaacTGTCAATAAAGCAAGGGAGTTACTGCATctg TCCGAGCTGAAAGGATCAGATGAGTTGGCAGGTACACAATGGTGTGAAGCATCATTTCGTCCTCTGTCAAGAGGAATAGTTGGAATTGCTTCATGTTTATACAAATCGAAGGAAATTCGAGACTATTTCATTGATATCTTTGAAAAG GTCGTTGAGCCATGCAGGACATGTGGATGGGACAAAGAACGAGTAAACATGTTTCTGCAGTGCTATGCAGCAGCAGCAAAGCAACTTCCGCAAATAGAGCAGCTTAGCTTGACATGGGACAAATATATCAAAACTACGAcaaaatgtattttgcaaatatataAGAAATGA
- the LOC143462900 gene encoding EF-hand calcium-binding domain-containing protein 9-like yields MKVKSNTFDYLHLDRSFSLLTVKNTRLVLEYFNYLDVHRKGKLNDIQFCQFLKQVTNLDKRQILLVMDMLDQQATGYIGFQEFYLLVCILIALKDRVEKQFIFRHSKLVFEMMDEDGGGTISADEFGQYGFLFNLKDHSVRDIFFEFDVSGDEELDYKEFKMFAMACIDKKKELDDKKKEKLLKGMNEQDGIKTLS; encoded by the coding sequence ATGAAAGTAAAATCAAATACTTTTGACTATTTGCATTTAGATAGATCTTTTAGCTTGCTGACAGTGAAGAACACCCGCTTAGTTTTGGAATATTTCAATTACCTGGACGTACATAGAAAAGGCAAACTGAACGATATCCAGTTCTGCCAGTTTTTGAAACAAGTAACCAACTTAGATAAAAGACAGATTCTCCTCGTTATGGATATGCTTGATCAACAAGCTACCGGATATATAGGATTTCAAGAGTTCTATTTACTTGTATGCATTTTGATAGCGCTAAAAGACAGAGTAGAAAAGCAGTTTATTTTTCGGCATTCGAAATTAGTATTTGAAATGATGGACGAGGATGGTGGTGGGACAATATCGGCAGATGAATTTGGTCAATATGGTTTTCTTTTCAACTTGAAAGATCATTCCGTTCGCGATATATTTTTCGAATTTGACGTTTCAGGAGACGAAGAACTTGATTACAAAgagtttaaaatgtttgctatGGCCTGTATAGACAAGAAAAAAGAACTGGATGacaagaagaaagaaaaactgtTGAAAGGAATGAATGAGCAAGACGGCATAAAAACGTTGTCTTga
- the LOC143459108 gene encoding UBX domain-containing protein 11-like isoform X1, giving the protein MSSPLSSLDRSKKAYSNPSRKFGKRSMPLRSSEYMKEQELLDEFSRHNERQSHDEFSKDSLPQLVPLSTNSSMDFASVTSADSPLEGLTPRSILGPINTRSSPMFNPLVKPVKGNASRATPPNDLELISTMMKRITQLEKQTSYYSREVLEKDRRIKVLEEKLTLLNKNKEIFQNDSPSRVSELEAKCGFLQHQLHEMETFLADYGMIWVGDKSEFTDKYIDGNKEDSPVAMFANSSHPEFITPDKSYAVDFDLIVKNIQDLNIIAGEGESIIQKTKDGARLKVQDTIPLTLYANGFVMFSGPFRPYSDITTRRCLSDIMDGFFPSELHKKYPDGVPIKVTDNRNVIFKDPRSKEMFPGIGRALQGEKTENLPEFITSSTTASKQTNTNCSSTEGTSCTVTSKLPAQKISVDQFLERLPKSVVRGGKVIDVRSSLKDALTIDLEKGSDSPVLVETDVVQEMQNRMNMPESIRPISARDVTTIRVKCENGKNTYILKMKFLDTIGDLRKYINQQRPRHRAPYEIITTFPKRVHSDVKKTLQESGLVPNATLHLKSRK; this is encoded by the exons ATGAGCTCACCTTTAAGTAGTCTTGACCGAAGTAAGAAAGCATATTCAAATCCATCAAGAAAGTTTGG GAAAAGAAGCATGCCATTACGTTCATCAGAATATATGAAAGAACAAGAGTTGCTTGATGAATTCAGCAGGCATAATGAACGACAATCGCATGATGAATTTAGTAAAGATTCACTGCCTCAGCTCGTTCCACTCAGCACTAATTCATCTATGGACTTTGCATCAGTCACTTCTGCTGATTCCCCATTAGAAGGTTTAACACCACGGAGTATACTGGGGCCTATTAATACCCGATCTTCTCCAATGTTTAATCCTCTTGTGAAACCGGTAAAAGGAAATGCATCTCGAG CAACACCTCCAAATGACTTGGAATTGATAAGTACCATGATGAAACGAATTACTCAACTGGAAAAACAAACGTCTTATTACAGTAGAGAGGTTTTAGAAAAAGATAGAAGAATTAAG GTTCTTGAAGAAAAGCTAACtttgttaaataaaaacaaagaaatatttcaaaatgataGTCCAAGCAGAGTAAGTGAGCTAGAAGCAAAATGTGGCTTTCTGCAACACCAGCTACATGAAATGGAG acgTTTCTAGCTGACTATGGCATGATATGGGTTGGTGATAAGTCTGAATTCACCGACAAATACATCGATGGCAACAAGGAAGATTCACCAGTTGCAATGTTTGCAAATTCATCACACCCAG aGTTCATCACTCCTGATAAGTCCTATGCAGTGGATTTTGATCTTATCGTCAAGAACATTCAAGATCTCAATATTATTGCTGGGGAAGGTGAATCCATCATTCAAAAGACAAAAGATGGGGCTCGTTTAAAG GTGCAAGATACTATTCCTCTTACTCTTTATGCAAATGGATTTGTCATGTTCAGTGGCCCTTTTCGACCTTACTCAGACATCACAACTAGACGGTGTCTTTCTGATATAATGGATGGTTTCTTTCCATCCGAATTGCACAAAAAGTACCCCGATGGCGTTCCTATAAAG gtaACCGACAACAGGAATGTGATATTCAAGGATCCAAGATCAAAGGAAATGTTTCCTGGAATAGGAAGAGCATTACAAGgtgaaaaaactgaaaaccTTCCTGAGTTTATAACGTCTTCAACAACAgcctcaaaacaaacaaacaccaATTGCAGCAGCACAGAAG GTACTTCATGCACAGTCACCAGCAAGTTACCCGCACAGAAAATCAGTGTCGACCAATTTCTTGAAAGGCTTCCTAAAAGCGTTGTGCGTGGTGGAAAGGTGATTGATGTCAGATCTTCACTAAAAGATGCCCTCACAATTGATTTAGAGAAAGGAAGTGATTCGCCTGTTCTTGTGGAAACTGATGTCGTTCAGGAAATGCAAAATAG AATGAATATGCCAGAAAGTATCCGACCTATAAGTGCCCGAGATGTTACCACTATTCGAGTGAAATGTGAGAACGGCAAGAACACTTacattttgaaaatgaaatttttagaCACCATTGGTGATCTTCGCAAATATATTAATCAACAAAG GCCAAGGCACCGTGCACCATATGAAATCATAACTACTTTCCCGAAAAGGGTCCATTCTGACGTTAAAAAAACACTGCAAGAATCTGGTCTGGTACCCAATGCAACTCTACACTTAAAGTCACGAAAATGA